A single region of the Salvelinus sp. IW2-2015 linkage group LG20, ASM291031v2, whole genome shotgun sequence genome encodes:
- the LOC111982067 gene encoding GTPase IMAP family member 8 has protein sequence MESPNICQSLSSPTVEPICHLPERRLLLLGGPGAGKSTTGNAILGEEVFQTGTETVHSTVGHGGVCRRRITVVDTPGWIIPHDSADDNTGAPPERASKEGPCVGATLCPPGPHALLLVVPVSQPFTEGHRKAAEKQLGHLGGGAWRSTMVLFTGVDKLPEGTFVEEFIAAGEPLQWLVERCSNRYHGLDSNTQQSGDDNTVNTQVQELLEKVEEQVKENHGWYFAVNELILLEEEQARKAVEERRVREEREERERQRLRMVGGPPRELRVLLLGWKGVGKSSVGNTILGRRDFESGTETEQSLRRQAEVAGRRVTIVDTPGWDWFSVRRTPKHVRQESKRGATLLRPGPHTLLLVLPIISTLTSRKRRTLEAHLEGLFGDRACLHTMVLFSCGDWLGRTPVEEHIQKGGRELHRLLEYCGNYYHVVDSKMPGKDTRNISDLLDKIEEMIRENGDEAFLPIQMDEESPESSENNSPEEDCSRGCQLQ, from the exons ATGGAGAGTCCAAATATCTGCCAGTCGTTGTCGTCTCCGACAGTTGAACCCATCTGTCATCTCCCGGAGCGTAGGCTTCTGTTGCTGGGGGGACCAGGAGCTGGGAAGAGCACCACAGGGAATGCCATCCTAGGTGAGGAGGTCTTCCAGACTGGGACAGAGACTGTCCACAGCACCGTTGGCCACGGGGGGGTCTGCAGGAGGCGTATCACTGTGGTTGACACCCCAGGCTGGATTATACCCCATGACTCAGCGGATGATAACACCGGGGCCCCGCCAGAGCGGGCTAGCAAGGAGGGACCCTGTGTCGGTGCCACCCTCTGTCCCCCAGGGCCCCACGCGCTCCTGCTGGTGGTCCCCGTGTCACAGCCCTTCACAGAGGGCCACAGGAAGGCTGCAGAGAAGCAGCTGGGTCATCTAGGAGGAGGGGCCTGGAGGTCCACCATGGTGCTCTTCACTGGGGTCGACAAGCTACCTGAGGGGACGTTCGTAGAAGAGTTCATTGCAGCTGGGGAGCCCCTTCAGTGGCTGGTGGAGAGGTGTAGTAACAGATACCATGGCCTGGATAGTAACACACAGCAGAGTGGGGATGACAACACGGTGAACACACAAGTTCAGGAGCTGCTGGAGAAGGTAGAGGAGCAGGTTAAGGAAAACCACGGCTGGTATTTTGCAGTAAACGAACTGATTCTGCTAGAGGAGGAGCAGGCAAGGAAGGCGGTGGAAGAGAGGCGGGTGAGAGAGGAgcgggaggaaagggagaggcagagacTGCGGATGGTCGGAGGGCCTCCCAGAG AGCTGAGGGTCCTCTTGCTGGGCTGGAAAGGAGTGGGAAAAAGTTCTGTAGGGAACACCATCCTGGGCCGGCGGGACTTTGAGTCTGGAACAGAGACGGAGCAGAGCCTTAGGAGGCAGGCTGAGGTGGCCGGACGCAGGGTCACTATCGTTGACACCCCTGGCTGGGACTGGTTCTCCGTCAGACGCACCCCCAAACACGTCAGACAGGAGTCGAAGCGAGGTGCCACCCTCCTCCGGCCTGGCCCCCACACCCTTCTCCTGGTGTTGCCCATCATCTCCACCCTCACTTCACGCAAGAGGCGGACCCTGGAGGCCCACCTGGAGGGCCTGTTTGGTGATAGGGCGTGTCTCCACACCATGGTGCTGTTCAGCTGCGGGGATTGGCTAGGCCGAACACCCGTCGAGGAGCACATCCAGAAGGGAGGGCGGGAGCTCCACAGGTTGTTGGAATACTGTGGGAACTATTATCACGTGGTGGACAGCAAGATGCCGGGGAAGGACACAAGGAACATCTCAGATCTGCTGGACAAAATAGAGGAAATGATCAGAGAGAATGGTGATGAGGCCTTCTTGCCAATACAGA TGGATGAAGAAAGCCCTGAGTCATCTGAGAACAACAGCCCTGAAGAGGACTGTAGCAGAGGATGCCAGCTCCAGTAG